In Poecile atricapillus isolate bPoeAtr1 chromosome 9, bPoeAtr1.hap1, whole genome shotgun sequence, the following are encoded in one genomic region:
- the IL5RA gene encoding interleukin-5 receptor subunit alpha yields the protein MASGMPVFLLLLWTANTPQGAGVQVLPPVNFTLSVSALAQVLLHWEPNPAQEQNNSTIRYEVKILSPVPEEYDTKRTHSVRTAALHNGFSARVRTLLLQENLQLSSDWVERNLPPLPGAAETSVTNLSCVTHVTVPGNVSLRCTWLPGQGAPEDTKYFLFYRYETHTEECPSYTKDKWNRNAECSFSRTQIKPGEIDSLIVIHINGSSKRAAIKPFQQLFNQNAIEKVNIPRNISISLEQNDLLATWEKPISPFHEECFEYEFYLINLKSGNKQILKISSNRFRVGIDGSSRYSIRIRANHNHICRAQGFWSDWSEIIYVGQNKLENSIVWILTLLCVSTSCTLLFVAIICKMSHLWRKLFPPIPTPSNKFRDPFPIDYERARTCTSSTETEVGSLAEGFSCSVLDDSVF from the exons ATGGCCAGTGGGATGCCagttttcctgctcctcctttgGACAGCAAACACGCCTCAGGGTGCAGGAG TTCAGGTTTTGCCACCTGTTAACTTCACCCTCAGTGTCTCTGCATTAGCACAAGTGCTGTTACACTGGGAACCAAACCCTGCTCAGGAGCAAAACAACTCCACCATCAGATATGAGGTGAAAATCCTGAGCCCTGTGCCAGAAGAG tatGACACCAAGAGGACTCACAGTGTCCGAACAGCGGCGCTTCACAACGGCTTCTCGGCTCGCGTGCGGACCTTGCTCCTCCAGGAGAACCTTCAGCTGAGCAGTGACTGGGTGGAGAGAAACCTCCCACCTCTGCCAG gtGCTGCAGAGACCTCTGTCACCaacctgtcctgtgtcactcATGTCACCGTCCCTGGCAATGTCTCTCTCCGTTGCACTTGGCTCCCTGGCCAAGGGGCACCAGAAGACACCAAATACTTTCTGTTTTACAG GTATGAGACACACACTGAGGAATGTCCCTCTTACACCAAAGACAAGTGGAACAGGAATGCTGAATGCAGCTTTTCAAGGACTCAGATTAAACCTGGCGAGATCGACAGCCTCATTGTCATTCACATTAATGGCTCCAGCAAACGTGCTGCAATCAAGCCTTTTCAGCAGTTATTTAACCAAAATGCCATCG aGAAAGTGAATATTCCCAGAAATATCAGCATATCCCTGGAGCAAAATGATCTCCTGGCCACGTGGGAGAAGCCAATTTCTCCTTTCCATGAGGAATGTTTTGAATATGAATTTTATCTCATCAACCTGAAGTCAGGTAACAAGCAG ATCCTGAAAATCTCCTCAAACAGATTCCGAGTAGGGATCGATGGCAGCAGCAGGTATTCCATAAGGATCAGGGCCAACCACAACCACATCTGTCGTGCCCAGGGATTCTGGAGTGACTGGAGTGAAATCATTTATGTTG GGCAAAATAAACTGGAGAATTCCATAGTCTGGATTCTCACTCTGCTTTGTGTTTCCACGTCCTGCACATTGCTGTTTGTTGCTATAATATGCAAAAT GAGCCACCTCTGGAGGAAACTGTTCCCACCAATCCCAACGCCCAGCAACAAATTCCGAGACCCTTTCCCAATTGACTACGAg AGAGCACGGACCTGCACCAGCTCCACGGAGACCGAGGTGGGCAGCCTGGCTGAAGGCTTCTCCTGCAGTGTCCTCGATGACTCTGTGTTCTGA